A section of the Oncorhynchus gorbuscha isolate QuinsamMale2020 ecotype Even-year linkage group LG04, OgorEven_v1.0, whole genome shotgun sequence genome encodes:
- the LOC124034350 gene encoding leucine-rich repeat transmembrane neuronal protein 4-like: MGSLMRRRWFMIPLLVQGWLLASPISERACPQSCRCDGKIVYCESNAFRDVPNNVSVGCQGLSLRYNSLVNLRASQFSGLSQLVWLYLDHNYINTVDSQAFHGVRRLKELILSSNKITQLQNNTFHTVPNLRNLDLSYNKLQALQPSQFQGMRKLLSLHLRSNSLKTVPMRVFQDLRNLEFLDLGYNRLRSLTRNAFAGLLKLIELHLEHNQFSKINFSHFPRLTNLRALYLQWNRIKSINQGLTWTWTSLQKLDLSGNELQVVDASTYQCLPNLQTLNLDSNKLRNMSQETVDAWISLTTISLAGNVWYCSPTICPLVAWLMNFKGNKETTMICAGPKEAQGEKVIDAVETFSICKVTPTTPFVSTTASLNIPSQPELLPLPTLSRVEEELTRSATTIPSPSGVSPTTPEQDFEYVSLHKIIAGCVALFLSVAIILLVIYVSWKRYPNSIKQLQQRSMVKKQRKNVRETESTLSSPLQEYYVDYKPANSATMDVLVNGTGPYTYTISGSRECEV; this comes from the coding sequence GATCCCTGATGCGACGTAGATGGTTCATGATCCCATTGTTGGTGCAGGGCTGGTTGCTAGCGTCTCCAATCAGTGAGCGAGCCTGTCCTCAAAGCTGTAGATGTGATGGGAAAATAGTATACTGTGAGTCCAATGCCTTCCGGGATGTGCCAAACAATGTGTCTGTGGGATGCCAGGGCCTCTCTCTGCGCTACAACAGTTTAGTGAATCTCAGAGCTAGTCAGTTCTCAGGCCTCAGTCAGCTTGTTTGGCTTTATCTCGACCACAACTACATTAACACAGTGGACAGCCAAGCCTTCCATGGGGTACGGAGGCTCAAGGAGTTGATTCTCAGCTCTAACAAGATCACACAGCTACAAAACAACACTTTCCATACTGTCCCTAACTTACGCAATCTTGACCTTTCTTACAACAAGCTGCAGGCCCTCCAGCCCAGTCAATTTCAGGGCATGCGGAAGTTGCTTAGTCTACACTTGCGGTCTAACTCCCTGAAAACTGTCCCAATGCGTGTTTTTCAGGATTTGCGCAATTTGGAGTTCCTTGATCTAGGCTACAATCGATTGCGAAGCCTGACTCGAAATGCTTTTGCTGGGCTGCTCAAGTTGATCGAGCTTCATTTGGAACACAATCAATTCTCAAAGATCAACTTCTCTCACTTTCCCCGCCTCACCAACCTGCGGGCACTCTATTTGCAATGGAACCGAATTAAGTCAATAAACCAGGGTCTAACCTGGACGTGGACGTCCTTGCAAAAACTGGACCTTTCTGGAAATGAACTGCAAGTTGTGGATGCCAGTACGTACCAATGTCTCCCCAACCTACAGACCCTGAACTTGGACTCCAATAAGCTTCGCAACATGTCCCAGGAGACAGTGGATGCCTGGATCTCCCTCACCACCATCAGCCTAGCTGGTAATGTGTGGTACTGTAGCCCTACCATCTGCCCCTTAGTGGCCTGGCTGATGAACTTCAAGGGGAACAAGGAGACCACTATGATTTGTGCTGGGCCTAAGGAGGCCCAAGGAGAGAAAGTGATCGATGCAGTAGAGACATTTAGTATCTGTAAGGTCACTCCCACCACCCCTTTTGTCTCAACCACAGCCTCCCTCAACATCCCATCTCAGCCTGAGCTCCTGCCCCTTCCCACGTTGTCTCGGGTTGAAGAGGAGTTGACTCGCAGTGCTACGACCATTCCGTCTCCTTCAGGGGTCTCCCCTACTACCCCAGAGCAAGACTTTGAGTATGTGTCTCTCCATAAGATTATTGCTGGCTGTGTGGCACTTTTCCTGTCGGTGGCTATAATTCTCCTGGTTATTTATGTGTCCTGGAAGCGCTACCCCAACAGCATTAAGCAGCTCCAGCAGCGCTCCATGGTCAAAAAGCAGCGAAAGAATGTGCGGGAAACAGAAAGCACTCTCAGCTCACCTCTGCAAGAGTATTATGTGGACTACAAACCTGCAAACTCTGCAACTATGGATGTGCTGGTTAATGGGACTGGACCCTACACATACACAATCTCAGGCTCCAGAGAATGTGAGGTATGA